In one window of Prosthecobacter fusiformis DNA:
- a CDS encoding TonB-dependent receptor family protein has protein sequence MKHSLSLTLLVAGALWCPIAYSQTTAPSATLPEVVVTADARPQSLTVPSVATVKKELSKIPGGVNVVDAEDYKRGRATTLKDALDYSPGVFVQPRFGAEESRISIRGSGIQRTFHGRGLKLMQDGSPLNLADGGFDMQAIEPLSAQYVEVFRGANALQYGSTTLGGAINFVSMTGYSASPAQMRFEAGSFDSFRAQISSGMVLGDADYYASFTHSSSDGYRDWSRQSNQRFFGNVGYQLNDEVETRFYVTYAKTDSQLPGALTRDQLESRPDQANAGSVALEQKRDFELLRIANKTTFGTGDNKLTVSSFWSWKDLDHPIFQVIDQLSNDFGVDVRYDSLADLAGHRNLFTLGLGAMYGLTQDNRFVNLGGERGLRTAENQHQSTNVDLYLQDTFYVTDSVALILGAQGSYAKRDFKEQRIFGADNTDVQEYWGFSPKLGVLWEVNPETQVFFNVSRSFEPPSFGELSSVGAAPGLVQLDAQRGTTIELGTRGRADRVSWDLAWYYSWLDNELLSLGIPGVSDTQTVNAGRTIHHGIEALVDIDILRGIVAPWQDASLGSGKQAGTEAVKGDRLFLRQVYLFSDFRFDGDGDFGNNELPGMPRHYYRAELLYEHPCGFYAGPNVEWVPQAYFVDLANSQKAGSYALLGFKLGYRTPKGLSFFIEGKNLTDETYAATTGVLKTANAGSAAYFPGDGRAVYAGIEWKW, from the coding sequence GGGTGCCTTGTGGTGCCCCATTGCCTATTCTCAAACAACCGCCCCTTCCGCCACCCTGCCTGAAGTGGTGGTGACGGCGGATGCCAGACCTCAGTCCCTGACCGTTCCTAGTGTGGCGACGGTGAAAAAAGAACTCTCCAAGATCCCCGGCGGGGTCAATGTGGTAGATGCGGAGGATTACAAGCGTGGCCGTGCCACGACGCTGAAGGATGCCCTGGATTATTCCCCGGGTGTGTTTGTTCAGCCGCGTTTCGGTGCGGAGGAATCCCGTATCTCCATTCGTGGTTCCGGTATTCAGCGTACCTTCCACGGGCGCGGACTGAAACTGATGCAAGACGGCTCCCCGCTGAACTTGGCGGATGGTGGATTTGACATGCAGGCCATCGAGCCTCTTTCCGCCCAGTATGTGGAGGTCTTTCGTGGGGCGAATGCTCTGCAATATGGCTCCACCACACTTGGCGGCGCCATCAACTTTGTCTCCATGACAGGTTACAGTGCTTCGCCTGCGCAGATGCGTTTTGAAGCTGGCAGCTTCGATTCCTTCCGTGCACAGATCAGCTCCGGTATGGTGCTGGGGGATGCGGATTATTATGCCAGCTTCACGCACTCTTCTTCAGATGGTTACCGGGACTGGAGCCGCCAGAGCAACCAGCGTTTCTTTGGCAACGTGGGCTACCAGTTGAATGACGAAGTGGAGACCCGCTTTTATGTGACGTATGCGAAAACGGATTCCCAACTGCCAGGCGCGTTGACGCGGGATCAATTGGAGAGCCGTCCTGACCAGGCAAATGCGGGCAGTGTGGCCCTGGAACAAAAGCGGGATTTTGAGCTTCTGCGCATCGCCAACAAGACGACTTTTGGTACGGGTGACAATAAACTGACGGTGAGCAGTTTCTGGTCCTGGAAGGATCTGGACCACCCTATCTTTCAGGTGATTGACCAGCTTTCCAACGACTTCGGTGTGGACGTGCGTTATGACTCGCTGGCGGATCTGGCGGGGCATCGAAACCTCTTCACCCTGGGACTGGGTGCGATGTATGGCCTCACTCAAGACAATCGTTTTGTAAACCTTGGGGGTGAGCGTGGGCTGCGTACGGCTGAAAACCAGCATCAGTCCACGAATGTGGACCTGTATCTGCAAGACACGTTTTATGTGACAGACTCCGTGGCCCTGATCCTGGGTGCACAGGGCAGCTATGCCAAGCGTGATTTTAAAGAGCAACGCATCTTTGGTGCCGACAATACGGATGTGCAGGAATACTGGGGCTTCAGTCCCAAGCTGGGTGTGTTGTGGGAGGTGAATCCGGAGACGCAGGTCTTCTTTAATGTCAGCCGCAGCTTTGAGCCGCCATCCTTCGGTGAGCTCTCCAGTGTGGGGGCAGCCCCTGGGCTGGTGCAGTTGGATGCGCAACGCGGCACGACGATTGAACTGGGCACCCGTGGCCGTGCGGACCGGGTGAGCTGGGATCTGGCTTGGTACTATTCCTGGTTGGACAATGAACTGCTTTCTCTTGGCATTCCCGGGGTGAGCGATACGCAAACGGTGAATGCAGGGCGGACGATCCATCACGGTATTGAAGCGCTGGTGGACATCGATATTCTGCGCGGAATCGTGGCCCCCTGGCAGGATGCAAGCCTGGGCAGTGGCAAGCAGGCAGGGACTGAAGCTGTGAAAGGCGACCGCCTTTTCCTGCGGCAGGTTTATCTGTTCAGTGATTTCCGCTTCGATGGCGACGGCGATTTCGGCAACAATGAGCTTCCCGGCATGCCCCGTCATTATTATCGTGCGGAGCTTCTGTATGAGCATCCTTGCGGTTTCTATGCGGGGCCGAATGTGGAATGGGTCCCACAGGCTTATTTTGTGGATCTGGCAAACAGCCAGAAGGCTGGCAGCTACGCGCTGCTGGGCTTTAAGCTAGGCTACCGGACACCCAAAGGCCTCTCTTTCTTCATCGAAGGCAAGAACCTGACGGACGAGACCTATGCTGCCACCACCGGCGTGCTGAAAACGGCGAATGCCGGCAGCGCTGCTTATTTCCCTGGCGATGGCCGTGCTGTGTATGCCGGCATCGAGTGGAAGTGGTAA
- a CDS encoding PepSY domain-containing protein: MNKNFVRKAHRWLGLIFSLTILMSAGSGVIHNVMTRTQAPPPSARPSGQGLNVSQIQMGVAEATAKLPEAAQGVSAVNVRSIGGQPWYQVYLNASRSAQYVSAVDGRVDAAQDEAYAKEIASAFLGGAQVEKTDFLTAFNNEYINIFRILPVYRFDLKDELNTRVYVSTMTGSVTRHTDDGRQFEARIFTNFHKFGFIPNKDVRDFVLTTLTFATCVVSLSGIVLFFMTRPKKRQMP, encoded by the coding sequence ATGAATAAAAATTTCGTTCGTAAAGCTCATCGTTGGTTAGGCCTGATTTTCAGCCTCACCATTCTCATGTCCGCCGGGAGTGGTGTGATCCACAATGTGATGACCCGCACGCAGGCTCCGCCACCATCCGCCAGGCCGAGCGGGCAGGGGCTGAATGTGAGCCAGATCCAAATGGGAGTGGCTGAAGCGACAGCCAAACTGCCGGAGGCGGCTCAAGGCGTGAGCGCGGTGAATGTGCGCAGCATCGGTGGCCAGCCCTGGTACCAGGTGTATCTGAATGCCTCCCGCTCCGCCCAGTATGTAAGCGCGGTGGATGGTCGGGTGGATGCGGCCCAGGATGAAGCTTATGCCAAGGAGATCGCCAGTGCTTTTTTAGGCGGGGCGCAGGTGGAGAAGACGGATTTTCTAACGGCGTTTAACAATGAGTATATCAATATTTTTCGCATTCTGCCGGTCTATCGTTTCGACCTGAAGGACGAGCTGAATACCCGGGTCTATGTCTCCACCATGACCGGCAGTGTGACCCGGCATACGGATGATGGACGCCAGTTCGAGGCGCGAATCTTTACCAACTTTCACAAGTTTGGCTTTATCCCGAACAAGGATGTGCGGGATTTTGTGCTGACCACGCTGACCTTCGCCACCTGTGTGGTGTCACTGTCGGGCATCGTTCTGTTTTTTATGACGAGGCCGAAGAAACGTCAGATGCCTTGA
- a CDS encoding glycine zipper domain-containing protein, with translation MKTKFRHLLSVGAVGLAMALTSCVSPYAGPYERDGAVIGAVGGGTLGAIIGSQSGRPLEGAAIGGAIGALAGSSIGASRDQSYYGYGRPVYYRTGPRYYPYRSSYYRTGYPYGPRYGHRGHYHRHW, from the coding sequence ATGAAAACGAAATTTCGTCATCTGCTATCCGTCGGTGCCGTGGGTCTGGCGATGGCTCTCACCTCTTGCGTGAGTCCTTATGCCGGTCCCTACGAGCGTGACGGCGCGGTTATCGGTGCCGTCGGCGGCGGAACCCTCGGTGCCATCATTGGCAGTCAAAGCGGACGCCCCCTGGAGGGTGCCGCCATCGGCGGTGCCATTGGTGCTCTCGCAGGCTCCTCCATCGGTGCCAGCCGTGACCAAAGTTATTATGGCTACGGCCGTCCAGTCTATTACCGCACAGGCCCTCGCTATTACCCCTATCGCAGCAGCTATTACCGCACCGGGTACCCATACGGTCCCCGTTACGGTCATCGCGGGCATTACCATCGCCATTGGTAA
- a CDS encoding PQQ-dependent sugar dehydrogenase, translating into MKLASLLTTGLLLASSALAQDTVKLARIYEKLDTKFPIAVVIPPDGSQRQFLALQRGQILILPKDEQAAEAKTFLDLSTRAMEADNGKFEEGLNGLAFHPKYKENGLFYLCYTLQKPKRLVVTEMKVSADADKADESTERTLLEIPLINWNHHGGNILFGPDGYLYMGVGDTSKRNDEQRMAQLNAVLVGKVLRIDVDSREYKNAYGIPADNPFADGVNALPQIYAYGIRNPWGMYFDAKDRLWLADVGQDLWEEINWIVKGGNYGWSFREGSRPFPLRLDPAPAEAKLIDPIHEYHHGDGLSITGGIVYTGTALPELKDAYIYGDFVLGKIWALKVSDEGKVESNTLLYTSPQTVATDAKKKPSVHMKPTAFCADANGELLVLDWNGAIHRLSK; encoded by the coding sequence ATGAAACTCGCCTCCCTTCTCACCACCGGTCTTCTCCTGGCCAGCAGCGCCTTAGCGCAGGACACCGTCAAGCTCGCACGCATCTATGAGAAGCTGGACACCAAGTTCCCCATCGCGGTGGTCATCCCACCGGATGGCAGCCAGCGCCAGTTTCTGGCCCTGCAGCGCGGGCAGATCCTCATTCTGCCGAAGGACGAACAGGCCGCCGAAGCGAAAACTTTTCTGGACCTGAGCACCCGCGCCATGGAGGCAGACAACGGCAAATTTGAAGAAGGCCTCAACGGCCTGGCCTTTCACCCAAAATACAAGGAAAACGGCCTCTTTTACCTCTGCTACACCTTACAGAAGCCCAAGCGCCTGGTGGTGACCGAAATGAAGGTCAGCGCCGATGCTGATAAGGCCGATGAAAGCACGGAGCGCACCCTCCTGGAGATCCCGCTCATCAATTGGAACCACCATGGCGGCAACATCCTCTTCGGACCTGACGGCTACCTTTACATGGGCGTGGGAGATACCTCCAAGCGCAACGATGAGCAGCGCATGGCCCAGCTCAACGCCGTGCTTGTGGGCAAGGTCCTGCGCATCGACGTGGACAGCCGCGAATACAAAAACGCTTATGGCATCCCAGCGGACAACCCCTTTGCCGACGGCGTCAATGCACTGCCGCAGATCTATGCTTACGGCATTCGCAATCCCTGGGGCATGTACTTCGATGCCAAAGACCGCCTCTGGCTGGCCGATGTGGGCCAGGACCTTTGGGAGGAGATCAACTGGATCGTCAAAGGCGGCAACTATGGCTGGAGTTTCCGCGAAGGTTCCCGTCCATTCCCGCTGCGCTTGGATCCCGCGCCAGCAGAAGCCAAGCTCATCGACCCCATCCACGAATACCATCATGGCGATGGCCTGAGCATCACCGGCGGCATTGTCTATACCGGCACTGCTCTGCCTGAGCTCAAGGATGCCTACATCTATGGCGACTTCGTCCTGGGCAAAATCTGGGCACTCAAAGTCAGCGACGAAGGCAAGGTCGAAAGCAACACCCTCCTCTACACAAGCCCGCAGACCGTGGCCACAGATGCCAAAAAGAAGCCCAGTGTGCACATGAAGCCCACCGCCTTCTGCGCAGATGCCAATGGCGAATTGCTGGTCCTGGACTGGAATGGTGCCATCCACCGCCTCAGCAAGTAA
- a CDS encoding SGNH/GDSL hydrolase family protein has translation MRAITRSFLLFAALLIGAELLTRFAFVRTMEGRFDYGYHPTVGFVEKPDGKVELQRAGGRRFFPQTFAQQRPEGTYRIMVIGDSVARGKSVKESYAGQLEKQLRAQGIQAECLNLGLPGYGARRKDIVLRQVMKYQPSLVILHVGMSNEYEDERESRRRDDFNSPHPKNWLMRSLVLRQLYEMKTEKIYWQWLPNTVRNQSGVSDANVELLATSDENTQREWLERLQKVTQDGLQRLQAARIPTLLVVQASNTKKEDGQGGILLDDRVTDSWTAPLTSDLVARVTMKSVIPPTQVTALYTDSNHVRPEGHRLIAEAIARTLKDKGWLPAPGIVK, from the coding sequence ATGCGTGCCATCACCCGCAGCTTCCTCCTCTTCGCCGCCCTGCTCATCGGCGCAGAGCTTCTCACCCGTTTCGCCTTCGTCCGCACCATGGAGGGCCGGTTTGACTATGGCTACCACCCTACCGTCGGCTTTGTCGAAAAACCCGATGGAAAGGTGGAGTTGCAACGCGCCGGTGGCCGCCGCTTCTTTCCCCAGACCTTCGCCCAGCAGCGCCCGGAAGGCACCTACCGGATCATGGTCATTGGCGATTCCGTGGCCCGTGGAAAAAGCGTCAAAGAATCCTACGCAGGCCAGCTCGAAAAACAGCTCCGCGCCCAGGGCATCCAGGCGGAGTGCCTGAACCTGGGCCTGCCTGGCTATGGTGCCCGGCGTAAAGACATCGTCCTCCGCCAGGTGATGAAGTACCAGCCCAGCCTCGTCATCCTGCACGTCGGCATGTCCAATGAATACGAGGACGAACGTGAATCGCGCCGCCGCGATGACTTCAACAGCCCGCATCCTAAAAACTGGCTCATGCGCTCCCTCGTGCTGCGTCAGCTCTACGAGATGAAGACCGAAAAAATCTACTGGCAATGGCTGCCCAACACCGTCCGCAACCAGTCCGGCGTCTCCGATGCCAATGTGGAACTCCTCGCCACCAGTGATGAAAACACCCAGCGCGAATGGCTGGAAAGGCTCCAAAAAGTCACCCAGGACGGCCTCCAGCGTCTGCAAGCCGCCCGCATCCCTACCCTTCTCGTCGTGCAGGCCAGCAACACCAAAAAGGAGGATGGCCAAGGTGGCATCCTCCTGGATGACCGCGTCACCGACTCTTGGACCGCCCCCCTCACCAGCGACCTTGTGGCCCGCGTGACCATGAAAAGCGTCATTCCTCCCACTCAAGTCACCGCTCTTTATACCGACTCCAACCACGTCCGCCCCGAAGGTCACCGCCTTATCGCCGAAGCCATCGCCCGCACCTTGAAAGACAAAGGCTGGCTGCCAGCGCCTGGGATCGTTAAGTAG
- a CDS encoding MBOAT family O-acyltransferase: protein MTFTSWQYALFLPLVVLLYWPLPRLGRMGLLLIASYFFYGMWDLRFLALLMASTGIDYFCARSLVGARESRLKIIATTLTPFLWLGGCALFGKDHVSISQTSLIVAAVFPLLFVPVHEWIWTRPEESRRRSFMWLSILTNLAVLGFFKYFGFFADSLVSLLGAAGIDPGWTLPNIILPVAISFYTFQSVAYAVDVYKGKVQPAPDLLTFSAYLAFFPQLVAGPIERPAHFMPQFTRAAVWEWDHLHAGLRLLLIGAFKKVFVADNCAIVANYVFNPGATPNAPWALLGIIAFAFQIYGDFSGYTDLARGSARLLGIHLSMNFRFPYLATGPSDFWQRWHITLSSWFRDYVYIPLGGNRSGLARTIINLWITMLLAGLWHGASWTFVLWGGYHAAMQTAYRLIPGLASLEKATSGGKPVLAVCLMFILTLFGWAIFRAQTMPQLGVWLHALTDWTRGEDWTKPALWLLFHIVPLILLQLLTLKPRDEAELTRLPWVARGLVFFLLFAAFVSSVATEQEFIYFQF from the coding sequence ATGACCTTCACGTCCTGGCAATACGCCCTTTTTCTCCCGCTCGTAGTTCTCCTCTACTGGCCGCTTCCACGCTTAGGCCGGATGGGGCTGCTGCTCATCGCCAGTTACTTCTTTTACGGCATGTGGGACTTGCGCTTCCTGGCGCTGCTCATGGCCTCCACGGGCATTGATTATTTCTGCGCACGCTCCCTGGTCGGCGCACGGGAGAGCCGGTTAAAGATCATCGCCACCACCCTCACCCCATTCCTCTGGCTGGGTGGATGCGCCCTTTTTGGGAAGGATCACGTCAGCATCAGCCAGACCAGCCTCATCGTCGCCGCGGTCTTTCCCCTCCTCTTCGTCCCCGTGCATGAGTGGATCTGGACCCGGCCGGAGGAGAGCCGCCGCCGCAGTTTCATGTGGCTCAGCATCCTGACGAACCTAGCCGTGCTGGGCTTCTTTAAATACTTCGGCTTTTTTGCAGACAGCCTCGTCTCCCTGCTCGGTGCCGCTGGAATTGACCCTGGCTGGACGCTGCCAAACATCATCCTGCCCGTCGCCATTTCCTTTTATACCTTCCAGTCCGTCGCCTATGCGGTGGATGTGTATAAGGGCAAGGTACAGCCCGCACCGGACCTCCTCACCTTTTCCGCCTACCTCGCCTTTTTCCCTCAGCTCGTCGCCGGTCCCATCGAGCGCCCCGCCCACTTCATGCCGCAGTTCACCCGGGCGGCCGTGTGGGAGTGGGATCATCTGCATGCGGGTCTGCGCCTGCTCCTCATCGGTGCCTTCAAAAAGGTATTCGTGGCGGACAATTGCGCCATCGTCGCCAATTACGTCTTCAATCCCGGTGCCACCCCCAATGCTCCCTGGGCCCTCCTCGGCATCATCGCCTTTGCCTTCCAGATCTATGGTGACTTCTCCGGTTATACCGACCTAGCTCGCGGCTCCGCCCGCCTCCTCGGCATTCACCTGAGCATGAATTTCCGCTTCCCTTATCTGGCCACGGGCCCCTCAGATTTCTGGCAGCGCTGGCATATCACCCTTTCCAGTTGGTTCCGCGATTATGTTTACATTCCGTTAGGCGGAAACCGGTCCGGGCTTGCGCGTACGATCATCAATCTTTGGATCACGATGCTCCTGGCCGGTCTCTGGCACGGGGCCAGTTGGACCTTTGTCCTCTGGGGTGGCTATCATGCCGCCATGCAGACGGCTTACCGCCTCATCCCCGGCCTCGCCTCCCTGGAAAAGGCCACCTCCGGTGGCAAGCCCGTGCTGGCAGTCTGCCTCATGTTCATTCTCACTCTTTTCGGTTGGGCCATCTTCCGCGCCCAGACCATGCCCCAGCTCGGTGTCTGGCTGCACGCCCTGACGGACTGGACACGCGGTGAAGACTGGACCAAACCGGCCCTCTGGCTTCTCTTTCACATCGTACCTCTCATCCTCCTCCAGCTCCTCACGCTGAAACCCCGCGACGAGGCCGAGCTGACCCGCCTTCCCTGGGTGGCCCGTGGCCTCGTCTTTTTCCTTCTCTTCGCCGCCTTTGTCAGCTCCGTCGCCACGGAGCAGGAGTTCATCTATTTCCAGTTCTGA